Part of the Candidatus Eisenbacteria bacterium genome is shown below.
TCACGGTGGGAGAGCGCGTGATGCGGTTGGCGGAGGTCTTGGCTCGCTACGGCGCCCACACGCTTTTCCCCATTCGGCTCTCGGCATTCTATCCGACAGGTCTCGAACCGGCGGTCGTTCCGATCGCGTTGCTCGGAGCCCTCCTCGCGCTTGTTCTCGCCGCCGCCTTCGTCGTGTTGCGCCGCAGGGTCCCCGTCGCAGCGTTCGGGATTGCCCTTTTCGTGCTACCCCTGGCGACGGTCTTGAATGGGGTTTTCACCTTGAGCGCCTGGATGGCGGACCGGTGGCTCTTCTTCCCGACCATTGGATCTTCCCTCACGATCGTCGCGCTCGCGGCGTCGCTCTACCGGAAACGAGAGAGGGTCAAGGGAGTTATCGCCTCGCGAGCCACCGGCAGAAGACTTGCGGTCATGGGAGCTTTGCTCATCGCACTCTATTCCACCTTGACCATCGCGCGCATCGGCGTGTGGACGAGCGGTATCAAACTGTGGAGTGACACGGTGCGCAAGCAGCTCCATCTCGGGGGGTCGGGGCCTCTTACGGCGAGCGAGCTCAGCCGCGCGAGGACCCGGCGATTGGTCGATCGTGGCCCGGTCGTCAGCCTCTCGCGAGCCTATGAAGCCGAGGGCAATACTGTGGAGGCGGGCCGGATTAGCAGCTTGCTGAGCCGCAAGGAAGAAGCCGGCGAGGAGCACGGCGAGATGAGGCTCGCGCGGGAAGATTTCGCCGCGCGGCGGTACGACGAGGTGCTGCGCCGTCTCAAGCCCGTTGCGGAGGGCAGGTCATGGCTTGCGCCTCTGGCGATGTTTCGAATAGGCGTGGCGGAGGAATGGATGGGAAACGCGGAAGCCTCACGCAAGACCTATCAGCGGGCGATCGAGATGTACCGCGATCGCAGCCAGCCTGCCACCGACGCTTTTCTGGAGGTTGGCACCGAGGAGTTCGTCAGGCGCAACTTCCCCAAGGCGGCCGAGTGGTTCCGCCTCGCCTATCGGGAGTCACCGCATGAGGCGACCGCCCCGTTTTTTCTAGGATTATGCATGGAGGAGATGGGAAATCCCTCGGAGGCGTTGCCCCTGTATCAGAAGATCGCCGCGGGGGACATGGTCATTGCGCCCGACAGCCAGTTCACGATCCTCGACGTGTATCTACAGATGGGTCTCGTCGCGCAGAAACTCGGTCGTCTGAAGGAAGCGATTGATTATTTCCAGGAGGTTCTCCGGCGCGCGCCGAACCACCCGCAACGGCAGGGCATCTTGGCCCAGATCGCTGCCCTCCGCGCGGCCTCCGCCCGGTAACTCGTGCTCACCGGGGGAGCACACTCGGCATCACCCACCCAACTCCCGTAAATACGCGGCCTCCACCTTCGCCCCCAGCCGCGCGGCCTCCCGGGCATCGCTCAGGGCCCTGGCTGAATCGTGCAGGGCCCACCACGCCTGGCTCCGGCGGAGGTAATAGTTCCCGACCCGCTGCGCGTCGCCGGCAGGCGCGAGACGAATCGCCTCGTCGTAGGCGGCGATCGCCTCTCGCGGGCGATTCAGCTGCTGCAGGGCTAAACCGATCGAGCCGTGGTGCAGGTAGTTGCCCGGGTGTTTCGGGTCCAGCTCGATGGCGCGGCGGCGGTCGGCGATCGACTTCTCGTACTCCTTCATCTTGAAGTAAACGAAGGCACGATTGCCGTACGCGTCGCGGAAGGTCGGGTTCAGCGCGATCGCGCGTGAGAAGTCCTCGACCGCCCCGGCGAGATCGCCCCGCCGCGTCTTGATGCCGCCCCGGTTGCTCAAGGCCTCAGGGTAATTCGGCTTGAGCTCGATCGCGCGCTCGAAACAGACGTACGCGGAATCGTTGCGATTCAGCTCCGCCAGCACGTCTCCTTTGTTGACCCACACGCGCGCGACCTTGGAGTTGAGCGCCAGCGCCTGATCGAAATCCGCGAGCGCCTCCTCGGGCCGATGGATCGCGAGGTAATAGTACCCGCGGTTGTTGTACGCATCGACGATCCGGCCCGGGTAGTTCCGGATCGTGTCGTTCCAGAGCGTCCCTGCGTTCTGCCACACGTCGCATCGGCGCCAGGTCTGGACCAGCGATACCGGGACCAGGAGAAGCATCACCCCGGCCACGAGAGGCTTCACGGGCACACCGGCCGGGCTGGGCCCGGGCTTCTCGTCCAGCCACCACGCCAAGCCGAAGAAGAGCCCGATGTAGGGCAGGTAGGTGTAGCGGTCGGCCATGACCGCTTGTCCTACGCTGAAGAATTGGAGCACGAGGGCGATGTTGAGGAAGAAAAACGCGAGACCGAACAGGACGACTCGGTTTCGGCGGCATAGGTACACGACGGCCGGGAGGAGACTCGCAAGCCCAACGAACGCGACGTAGAACTCCCGGCCGATCGGCGCCCCCTCAACCGTGGGATAGGGGTAAATCGCGGAAAGCCCCAGCGGCGCGAAGAGCTTCACGACATACATCACGGTGCCGTAGGAGGCAAACAGGACCTTCTGAAAGACGGTCCACTGGTGGGGCGCTGCGACAGCCCCGGCCGATTGCTGCGCGGTCACCGTGAGGACACCGGCGGCGACCGAGACGACAAGAAAGGGGATCTTCTCCAGCATGACCCGCGGCTTCCACGGCCGGCGGCGAAAGAAATCGATGGCCAGGAGGGTCAGCGGAAACACGACCGCCGCGGGCTTGGAAGCCACCGACAAGACGAAGGCGAGCCACGTCGCGATGAGCCACGCGCCCCGCCGCGCTTCAAGATACCTCAGATACGCGATGAGCCCGAGCAGGTAGAACAAGGCGTAGAGGACGTCCTTGCGCTCCGCGATCCAGGCCACCGACTCCACGTGCATGGGATGGATACCGAAGAAAAGCGCGGCTGCGATGGTCGTCCAGAGTCTCCCGCCGGATAGCCTTCGGATGAAGAAAAACACCAAGGCGGTGTTCGCCACATGAAGCAGCAGATTGAGCCAGTGATACGGAGCCGGGCGCGGCCCGGACCAATGGTAGTTCAGCGCGAGCGACGCCATGGTCAGCGGATGGTAGTTGCCCCCAAAGGGGGCGGTCAGCAGCGCCTTGAAATCAGGATGGGTCACGAGGGGATTCTCGGTGACGTAGTAGTTGTCGTCCCAGTTGGTGAAGTCGTTATCGAGGCTTGGCAGGTAGACCACGAACGTGAGGACGAGAATGGCGCCCAGCCAAAGCAGCCACCTCCCGAGGCCGGACGATCGCTTGTGCTTCTCCTGTTTCTGCGGGGACTTGGCCCGATTTTTCGCCATGCGTACCTGGACGTCGTGTTAGGAGGTAGAAGACCGCCAGTCTAGTCCAAGATAGCCGCTGGCGGATAGGGAGGTGATGCACTAGATTACTGGACAACCCCTATCGGAGGCCCGATGTCCGCAACCCCCCGGCGACGATGGTCTTTCTTCCTCATCTCCGCACTGGGTCTTCTCGTCGGCCTGTGGGGCATGAAGGGGCTCTCGCAACTTTCCACCCTTCCCCTCGGTTTCGCCCCGGAAGGGGTCCGGTATCCGGCGCGGGTCGGTCGCGCGGTCGTCGCTTCGCCGGCCGAGCTTCGCTTCATTGCCGAATCGCGACCCATCGGATCGATCATCGAAATCATCTCGGACGCGGGCGTCGCCAGGGTTCGCCTCGAGCCCAAGCTCACGAAGCTCCATTACGGCATCGTTTTCTTCGAAGGGCTCCTATTCTTGGCCGTCAACTTCCTTGTCTTCTGTCCCCGCGTCGATCGCGGACCCGTGCGCGACCTCTACTGGTGCACGCTCCTCTACGGCATCGCGATCATGGTCGGGGGTCTCTATTTTCCGCGAACGTTGGCGTGGACCGAATCGATTCTGCCTCTCG
Proteins encoded:
- a CDS encoding tetratricopeptide repeat protein; its protein translation is RVLFFRDARLEHLSADNLWRIFTEPFYASFHPLTTLTMAFDRLVWGTWVPGFHVTQLAFYAGGILGLYFLFLRVLGRRAEAFVAAAIYATHTIHVESVAWLASRKDVVCLFFYAFALLAYGQYAGSTNGRWRPYALCLLLTVAALLSKGYALILPVVFFAYDLCFSPRITLRHILDKAPFVALAAVATFLTIQAQESSSALVQASLTVGERVMRLAEVLARYGAHTLFPIRLSAFYPTGLEPAVVPIALLGALLALVLAAAFVVLRRRVPVAAFGIALFVLPLATVLNGVFTLSAWMADRWLFFPTIGSSLTIVALAASLYRKRERVKGVIASRATGRRLAVMGALLIALYSTLTIARIGVWTSGIKLWSDTVRKQLHLGGSGPLTASELSRARTRRLVDRGPVVSLSRAYEAEGNTVEAGRISSLLSRKEEAGEEHGEMRLAREDFAARRYDEVLRRLKPVAEGRSWLAPLAMFRIGVAEEWMGNAEASRKTYQRAIEMYRDRSQPATDAFLEVGTEEFVRRNFPKAAEWFRLAYRESPHEATAPFFLGLCMEEMGNPSEALPLYQKIAAGDMVIAPDSQFTILDVYLQMGLVAQKLGRLKEAIDYFQEVLRRAPNHPQRQGILAQIAALRAASAR
- a CDS encoding tetratricopeptide repeat protein → MAKNRAKSPQKQEKHKRSSGLGRWLLWLGAILVLTFVVYLPSLDNDFTNWDDNYYVTENPLVTHPDFKALLTAPFGGNYHPLTMASLALNYHWSGPRPAPYHWLNLLLHVANTALVFFFIRRLSGGRLWTTIAAALFFGIHPMHVESVAWIAERKDVLYALFYLLGLIAYLRYLEARRGAWLIATWLAFVLSVASKPAAVVFPLTLLAIDFFRRRPWKPRVMLEKIPFLVVSVAAGVLTVTAQQSAGAVAAPHQWTVFQKVLFASYGTVMYVVKLFAPLGLSAIYPYPTVEGAPIGREFYVAFVGLASLLPAVVYLCRRNRVVLFGLAFFFLNIALVLQFFSVGQAVMADRYTYLPYIGLFFGLAWWLDEKPGPSPAGVPVKPLVAGVMLLLVPVSLVQTWRRCDVWQNAGTLWNDTIRNYPGRIVDAYNNRGYYYLAIHRPEEALADFDQALALNSKVARVWVNKGDVLAELNRNDSAYVCFERAIELKPNYPEALSNRGGIKTRRGDLAGAVEDFSRAIALNPTFRDAYGNRAFVYFKMKEYEKSIADRRRAIELDPKHPGNYLHHGSIGLALQQLNRPREAIAAYDEAIRLAPAGDAQRVGNYYLRRSQAWWALHDSARALSDAREAARLGAKVEAAYLRELGG